In Chryseobacterium camelliae, one DNA window encodes the following:
- a CDS encoding DeoR/GlpR family DNA-binding transcription regulator, with product MLKEERFEIILKELKDRKKVKFEDLAGQLHVSEDTIRRDIDILHRNGLLSKARGGAILREKDPLTFHDRKSFLTKEKDIIALKTQQFIKNGMTVFMDGGTTICAVVNCMPLDVRLRIITNNYSIIPIVEKFKNVELILLGGNYERDLAVTSGVTTCHEASKYLADVFIMGTCAADPHYGITSVSITDGETKKAMVQSSKKTIALASRNKLSHSEAFKVCEISQVSTLITDLNSDDPQLDSFRKSNLHIV from the coding sequence ATGCTGAAAGAAGAACGTTTTGAAATCATCCTTAAGGAACTGAAGGACAGAAAAAAAGTCAAGTTTGAAGACCTGGCTGGCCAGCTTCATGTTTCTGAAGACACTATACGGCGGGATATCGATATTTTGCACCGCAACGGTCTTTTATCGAAAGCCAGGGGCGGTGCGATTCTCAGGGAAAAAGATCCGCTGACGTTTCATGACCGGAAATCATTCCTGACCAAAGAAAAAGACATCATCGCACTAAAAACCCAGCAGTTTATCAAAAATGGAATGACGGTCTTTATGGATGGCGGTACAACGATATGTGCAGTGGTTAATTGCATGCCCCTGGACGTCCGGCTCAGGATCATTACCAATAATTATTCGATTATCCCTATTGTTGAGAAGTTCAAAAATGTAGAACTCATTCTTTTAGGAGGAAACTACGAACGCGACCTGGCTGTGACCTCAGGAGTGACCACCTGCCATGAAGCGTCAAAATACCTTGCTGATGTTTTTATCATGGGCACATGCGCTGCAGATCCGCATTACGGGATCACCTCTGTTTCCATTACCGATGGTGAAACAAAAAAGGCAATGGTTCAGTCTTCAAAAAAGACCATAGCGCTTGCCAGCCGGAACAAACTCAGTCATAGTGAAGCTTTTAAAGTCTGTGAAATCAGTCAGGTCAGCACCCTTATTACTGACCTGAATTCAGATGATCCACAGCTTGATTCCTTCAGGAAGTCAAATCTGCACATCGTCTGA
- a CDS encoding MFS transporter, which translates to MSEYRITKAKLATQYIFLVCGLALSSWAPMVPLAKDRLQLNEAELGLLLLLLGGGALVTMPLSGFFISRAGSRKVILTSVLLVALLLPVLLIISNVYLMGTAIFAFGCGIGTIDVAMNSHGVQVQNAYKKPIMSSLHGLFSVGGLLGSIGLGFLIKLGLNPLYAAVTISVLLVGLLAFQFRNLLDYASEKEITRKFSHVDEAQAVRSRFQWLNASVLLLGVMCFIAFLSEGAVLDWSAILLRDHKNVAPEFSGMGYAAFSVAMAVMRLTGDSLISRLNSKTVVVGGSLIAAAGIVVLIFSPWIAISLIGFILLGIGAANIVPVFFSEGGRIDGLSPSVSIPVISTMGYAGQLAGPALLGFIAHHFSLNVAFESIALLFVIVAVLYTFRKSLC; encoded by the coding sequence ATGTCTGAGTACAGAATAACCAAAGCGAAATTGGCAACGCAGTATATTTTTTTGGTTTGCGGACTTGCTTTATCCAGTTGGGCACCCATGGTTCCGTTAGCAAAAGACCGCCTTCAGCTGAATGAAGCTGAGCTTGGCCTCTTATTGCTGCTGCTGGGAGGCGGCGCCCTGGTTACGATGCCATTATCAGGATTTTTCATCAGCCGGGCCGGAAGCCGGAAAGTGATTCTCACCTCTGTGCTGCTTGTCGCCTTATTACTTCCAGTCCTTCTTATCATTTCCAATGTCTACCTTATGGGCACTGCCATATTTGCATTCGGATGCGGAATAGGGACTATTGATGTAGCCATGAATTCACACGGCGTACAGGTACAGAATGCATACAAGAAGCCCATTATGTCTTCCTTACACGGGCTATTCAGCGTAGGAGGATTGTTAGGATCCATCGGTCTGGGTTTTTTAATCAAATTAGGACTCAATCCCTTGTATGCAGCAGTTACAATCTCCGTTTTACTGGTTGGACTGCTGGCTTTCCAGTTCAGAAATCTGCTCGATTATGCATCTGAAAAGGAAATTACCAGAAAATTTTCCCATGTGGATGAAGCCCAGGCAGTAAGGAGTCGTTTTCAATGGTTGAACGCATCCGTCCTGCTGCTAGGTGTGATGTGTTTCATTGCCTTTCTTTCTGAAGGAGCGGTACTGGACTGGAGTGCAATACTCCTGAGAGACCATAAAAATGTGGCTCCGGAATTTTCAGGGATGGGTTATGCTGCATTTTCCGTGGCAATGGCAGTAATGAGGTTAACCGGAGATTCGCTTATCAGCAGATTGAACAGCAAAACGGTAGTTGTAGGCGGAAGCCTGATCGCTGCTGCGGGTATTGTTGTTTTGATATTCAGTCCCTGGATTGCCATATCCCTCATCGGATTTATTTTACTGGGCATTGGCGCGGCCAATATAGTTCCTGTATTTTTCAGTGAAGGAGGCCGTATTGACGGATTGTCCCCGTCCGTAAGCATTCCTGTCATTTCTACGATGGGATATGCTGGTCAATTGGCAGGACCGGCACTTTTAGGCTTTATTGCCCATCATTTTTCTTTGAATGTTGCCTTTGAAAGCATAGCTTTGTTATTTGTAATCGTAGCCGTACTGTATACATTCAGAAAATCACTATGCTGA
- a CDS encoding VOC family protein, which yields MNIEHLAIWVDDLEKMREFYVTYFGMVSNEKYTNVKKAFTSYFLTFGEGKTRLELMKREDITEQPLRRGWHKGIAHFAVSVGSKEAVDLLTERLRADRYAIESEPRTTGDGYYESVVLDPEGNCIEITI from the coding sequence ATGAATATCGAACACTTAGCGATCTGGGTAGATGACCTGGAAAAAATGCGTGAATTTTATGTTACCTATTTCGGTATGGTAAGCAATGAAAAATATACGAATGTAAAAAAAGCATTTACCTCTTACTTCCTGACTTTTGGTGAAGGCAAGACACGCCTGGAGCTCATGAAGAGAGAGGATATTACAGAACAACCCTTAAGGAGAGGTTGGCATAAAGGTATTGCCCATTTTGCCGTTTCAGTAGGCAGTAAAGAGGCTGTTGATCTTCTGACAGAACGATTACGTGCTGACCGATATGCTATCGAAAGCGAGCCAAGAACTACAGGAGACGGCTACTATGAAAGTGTAGTCCTTGATCCTGAAGGAAATTGTATCGAAATAACCATATGA
- a CDS encoding glycoside hydrolase family 98 domain-containing protein, with product MKKVNVLHLKEKVFQTALSLLILLAFLSANPVFSQNTVPLRRTVSPQQPMYMIHIDTWNYANPQKIIDLIPADIRPYVVMNISLSISHDVPTSRFKVAEYGYEVAKSWLRVCAENRMWTMIQCSSGGFSQFSDTDLSVYEEFYKNYPNFLGFNYAEQFWGFDDATDPLSPSWSTRIAHFTNLLQLSNKYGGYLVVSWCGNQWSQSINPIAMLKRNPQFAAACAQYKQNYILCEKYTTRSYKFDMESLALGTYLSGYSGNYGIRYDDTGWYDDDGNHAGFTMATAGAPVLEHAMLTGQTVIDGPELIWTQCFRELSSAATSDGYRERKWGTYDQFSNVSIDLFRKIIDGHVRIPTRQEVINRTKVAIINNVSSGNGDAIYSSPQTLFDGLYRMDNDGTYQNNLNFFKKSGRYPTIPTVFQLNDYVANSFQVKVNKSDYSSRWPTTDSKIAELNNLFPQEYTGNIYAGRHENGWVVYNPFRNGQQATGNIPFKYNTSESMDLTLSQYTSGVIKETASQLKIYLNNFDNVLNTGLKTDVIRIHGSSAKPTWSFTDRAAHQPSNITESWSGGILTLTIAHNGPLDITVNCSGNFTGRLTQYTPSNVIAPALPPVYLGTRQYEMECLEYKNIGPITTSGYNADIRNYHGQGYIQFGTNAAAGVRKNVTNMNGGNYTVQIRYSLESGRVDNVGLFVNNSQVATMSFSSTGSLSTWNTLAQNITLNSGTNSIELRALSSNTNLLYLDEMTLTPANAGQEIWLEAECGNTGSLWQVLQSSTASGGRYITITPGNNSLNNPPSDSEGVATYNFNVGISGNYSIWGRLRAPSADDDSFWVKIDNGSWQNINGLKSSNVWTWDVLATADLSAGNHTLQIGYREDGTNLDKLYIGTNYPTEYGGNSTMCQSSLDAKTTLSTGSETVIYPNPAKSELNIRFGDGVVHGDEISIYNVGGQLVLKSRVNSKNEKLEIGQLPAGVYLIKVGQGGKTLKFIKE from the coding sequence ATGAAAAAAGTTAACGTTCTTCATCTGAAAGAGAAAGTCTTTCAAACGGCTCTGAGTTTGCTCATATTATTAGCATTCTTATCCGCAAATCCCGTATTTTCCCAAAATACAGTTCCCCTGCGCAGGACGGTGTCCCCGCAGCAGCCCATGTACATGATCCACATTGACACGTGGAATTATGCCAACCCGCAAAAGATCATCGATCTGATTCCTGCTGATATAAGACCGTATGTGGTTATGAACATCTCCCTTTCCATAAGTCATGATGTACCGACATCAAGATTCAAGGTCGCAGAGTATGGGTATGAAGTGGCCAAATCATGGCTGCGGGTCTGTGCCGAAAACAGGATGTGGACCATGATTCAATGTTCCAGCGGTGGCTTCAGCCAGTTTTCAGATACCGATTTGTCGGTATACGAGGAATTTTACAAAAATTACCCTAATTTTCTTGGATTCAATTATGCGGAACAGTTCTGGGGATTTGATGATGCCACGGATCCGCTTTCTCCAAGCTGGAGCACAAGAATAGCGCATTTTACCAATCTCCTGCAACTGTCTAACAAATATGGAGGATATCTTGTGGTAAGCTGGTGCGGAAACCAATGGTCACAGAGTATCAATCCGATCGCCATGCTGAAAAGAAATCCACAGTTTGCCGCAGCATGCGCCCAGTACAAGCAAAATTATATTTTGTGCGAGAAATACACCACACGAAGCTATAAATTTGATATGGAAAGCCTGGCACTGGGAACTTACCTGTCAGGATACAGTGGTAACTACGGTATCCGGTATGATGATACAGGCTGGTACGATGATGATGGCAACCATGCCGGTTTTACAATGGCCACGGCAGGAGCTCCGGTCCTGGAGCACGCTATGCTTACCGGACAGACGGTAATTGACGGTCCTGAACTGATATGGACCCAGTGCTTCAGAGAACTTTCGTCAGCGGCCACCTCAGACGGTTATAGAGAAAGGAAGTGGGGTACCTATGATCAGTTCAGTAACGTGAGCATTGACCTGTTCAGAAAGATCATCGACGGGCATGTGAGAATACCTACACGCCAGGAAGTCATCAACCGTACGAAGGTAGCGATTATCAACAATGTAAGTTCGGGCAACGGAGATGCAATCTATAGCTCACCGCAAACACTTTTTGATGGGCTGTACAGAATGGATAACGACGGGACTTATCAGAATAACCTTAACTTTTTCAAGAAATCCGGAAGGTATCCTACCATTCCTACGGTTTTTCAGCTGAATGATTATGTTGCCAACTCATTCCAGGTAAAGGTCAACAAATCGGATTACAGTTCCAGATGGCCGACAACAGACAGTAAAATTGCGGAGCTTAATAATCTTTTTCCGCAGGAATATACAGGGAATATCTATGCAGGGCGGCATGAAAACGGATGGGTGGTTTACAATCCGTTCAGAAACGGGCAGCAGGCAACGGGAAACATTCCCTTTAAATACAATACCAGTGAATCTATGGACCTGACTCTGTCCCAGTATACCTCGGGAGTGATCAAGGAGACAGCCAGCCAGCTCAAAATATACCTGAATAATTTCGACAATGTTCTGAATACAGGATTGAAAACAGATGTTATCAGGATACATGGCAGCAGCGCAAAACCGACATGGTCATTCACAGATCGTGCTGCGCATCAGCCGAGCAATATAACAGAAAGCTGGTCCGGAGGAATTCTTACTTTAACAATTGCCCACAACGGTCCGCTGGATATTACGGTAAACTGTTCCGGAAATTTCACAGGAAGGCTGACACAATATACACCTTCAAACGTTATTGCTCCTGCATTGCCACCGGTGTATCTGGGGACAAGGCAGTATGAAATGGAGTGCTTGGAATATAAAAATATCGGGCCGATCACTACGAGTGGTTATAATGCCGATATCAGAAACTATCATGGCCAGGGATACATACAGTTTGGGACGAATGCGGCCGCCGGTGTCCGAAAAAATGTGACCAACATGAATGGCGGAAACTATACTGTACAGATAAGGTATTCACTGGAAAGCGGGAGAGTGGATAATGTGGGATTATTCGTCAATAACTCTCAGGTGGCAACAATGAGTTTCTCATCTACAGGGTCATTAAGTACCTGGAATACTCTGGCACAAAACATTACATTGAACTCCGGGACCAATTCCATCGAACTTAGGGCGCTGTCTTCCAATACGAATCTTCTGTATCTGGATGAAATGACCCTGACACCAGCCAATGCCGGGCAGGAGATCTGGCTGGAGGCAGAGTGCGGCAATACCGGATCATTATGGCAGGTGCTTCAAAGCAGTACAGCTTCCGGGGGAAGATATATCACGATTACACCCGGTAATAACAGCCTAAACAATCCACCGTCCGATTCGGAAGGTGTCGCAACTTATAATTTCAATGTGGGTATATCCGGGAATTACAGTATTTGGGGAAGGTTGCGCGCACCAAGTGCCGATGATGATTCTTTCTGGGTAAAAATCGATAACGGAAGCTGGCAAAATATCAATGGTCTGAAGTCTTCAAACGTATGGACCTGGGATGTGCTGGCCACAGCAGATCTTAGCGCAGGAAACCATACCCTGCAGATCGGGTACCGTGAAGATGGAACAAATCTGGATAAACTGTATATAGGAACAAATTATCCAACGGAATACGGCGGAAATTCAACAATGTGTCAGTCGTCTCTGGATGCGAAAACTACGCTGTCAACTGGTTCTGAGACCGTCATATACCCGAATCCGGCAAAAAGTGAGCTGAACATCAGATTTGGAGATGGCGTTGTACATGGCGATGAGATTTCTATTTATAATGTTGGAGGACAACTGGTGCTGAAGTCAAGGGTAAATTCTAAGAATGAAAAGCTGGAAATCGGGCAGTTACCGGCTGGGGTCTACCTTATTAAAGTTGGCCAGGGCGGTAAAACTTTGAAATTTATCAAAGAATAA
- a CDS encoding SDR family oxidoreductase, with the protein MDTKKVWFVTGASKGLGLSLVKKLTESGYRVAATSRKVQNLTDAVGTFDEKQFLPLEVDLTSEKSISEAVEKTIAHFGKIDVLVNNAGYGIGGAVEELNQQEIKDSFDVNVFAVIGTMQAVMPHFRAQKSGNIINISSIAGFAPGIGWAMYAATKYAVMGLSEVMAEDVREFGVKVTVVAPGAFRTEFLQDTSLVFAEKKIDGYHAIRASHEKYAAMNGTQIGDPEKLSQTLINLAEDPNPPVRLYVGSDAYNRATEKIDVLSEELKSNQHISFSTDF; encoded by the coding sequence ATGGATACAAAAAAAGTATGGTTCGTAACTGGTGCGTCCAAAGGATTAGGACTTTCATTAGTGAAAAAGCTTACTGAAAGCGGGTACAGGGTAGCGGCAACAAGCAGAAAGGTACAGAATTTAACCGATGCTGTAGGAACTTTTGATGAGAAGCAGTTCTTACCGTTGGAAGTAGATTTAACGAGTGAGAAATCCATAAGCGAGGCTGTCGAAAAAACGATTGCCCATTTCGGTAAAATCGATGTTTTGGTGAATAATGCAGGATATGGAATTGGTGGGGCAGTGGAAGAATTAAATCAGCAGGAGATCAAAGACAGTTTTGACGTTAATGTATTTGCGGTTATCGGAACAATGCAGGCCGTAATGCCTCATTTCAGGGCGCAAAAATCGGGGAATATCATCAATATTTCTTCAATTGCAGGATTCGCCCCGGGAATCGGCTGGGCCATGTATGCGGCAACCAAATATGCCGTCATGGGGCTTTCGGAAGTCATGGCAGAGGATGTAAGGGAGTTTGGCGTAAAGGTTACGGTAGTGGCACCCGGAGCTTTCCGGACCGAGTTCCTTCAGGATACTTCCCTTGTTTTTGCTGAAAAGAAAATCGACGGATATCATGCGATCAGAGCCTCACACGAGAAGTATGCAGCTATGAACGGAACTCAGATCGGTGATCCTGAAAAGCTGTCTCAGACGCTCATCAATCTGGCAGAAGATCCGAATCCGCCTGTCCGTCTGTATGTAGGTAGTGATGCCTATAATCGGGCAACGGAAAAAATCGATGTGCTCTCAGAAGAATTGAAAAGCAACCAACATATTTCTTTTTCCACCGATTTTTAA
- a CDS encoding helix-turn-helix domain-containing protein yields MERMQSLEEFYRSKFNRVPDNIRNEVGHFNVFTIDEYIGKNSKPVVYSRKDYFKITLIIGRNRIHYADKVIEIQKQALFFTNPQIPYKFEWIDDYKSGIFCVFTPAFFHHFGNLNDYEVFQPNVIPVFELRDEQLEHVSQIFRKMQAEIVSDYVHKYDLIRNQVFDLLHYTLKMQPALKAEQQHINASQRITHLFLELLERQFPVEDTGRQISFRSPSQFAGQLSVHTNHLNRAVKEVTEKTTSEVIAERLLQEAKILLWHTEWNVSEIAYSLGFKEAAHFNNFFRKHLQMTPVRFREMDRSHN; encoded by the coding sequence ATGGAAAGAATGCAGTCATTGGAAGAATTTTACCGGTCGAAATTTAACCGTGTCCCGGATAATATCCGCAATGAAGTGGGGCATTTCAATGTATTTACCATAGACGAATACATTGGGAAAAACTCCAAGCCGGTTGTGTATAGCAGGAAAGATTACTTTAAGATCACACTCATCATCGGTAGGAACAGGATCCATTATGCGGATAAGGTTATTGAAATTCAAAAACAGGCATTGTTTTTTACCAACCCGCAGATTCCATATAAGTTTGAATGGATCGACGATTATAAATCCGGGATTTTCTGTGTGTTCACGCCTGCTTTTTTTCATCATTTCGGTAACCTGAATGACTATGAGGTTTTTCAGCCCAATGTAATACCTGTTTTTGAACTGAGGGATGAACAACTGGAACATGTATCGCAAATCTTCAGGAAAATGCAGGCTGAAATTGTTTCTGATTATGTACACAAATACGATCTGATCAGAAATCAGGTATTTGACCTGCTGCACTACACCCTTAAAATGCAGCCCGCCCTTAAAGCCGAACAACAGCATATCAACGCTTCCCAACGGATCACCCATCTGTTCCTGGAGCTTTTGGAACGCCAGTTTCCGGTGGAAGATACAGGAAGGCAGATCAGTTTTCGCTCTCCATCGCAATTTGCCGGCCAGCTCTCTGTGCATACCAATCATCTTAACAGGGCCGTAAAGGAGGTTACGGAAAAAACAACTTCCGAGGTAATTGCTGAACGCTTATTGCAGGAAGCAAAAATTTTACTCTGGCATACAGAATGGAACGTTTCGGAAATAGCCTATTCATTGGGGTTCAAAGAAGCTGCGCACTTTAATAATTTCTTCAGAAAACATCTGCAAATGACGCCGGTCCGTTTTCGGGAAATGGACCGGTCACATAACTAA
- a CDS encoding ester cyclase, with translation MHTLTERNKEVVRRFNTEVIEKCDEQSLDELMDENFVNHSAPEGADNGPSGMMNTFKNILHRGLPDLTVVIDDQIAEGDLVTTRKQIIGTHTGVLMDIQPTGRKVAIDVIDIVKIKDGKYIEYWGVNTLPLVMAQLKNQG, from the coding sequence ATGCATACATTAACGGAAAGAAATAAAGAAGTGGTACGCCGCTTTAATACTGAGGTCATTGAGAAATGTGATGAGCAAAGCCTTGATGAGCTGATGGATGAAAACTTTGTCAATCATTCTGCGCCGGAAGGTGCCGACAACGGACCGTCCGGAATGATGAATACCTTCAAAAATATTCTGCATCGTGGCCTTCCTGATCTTACAGTCGTCATTGACGATCAGATCGCAGAAGGAGATCTCGTTACTACACGCAAACAAATCATTGGCACCCATACCGGTGTCTTGATGGATATTCAGCCCACAGGTCGAAAAGTTGCTATTGACGTTATCGACATTGTTAAAATAAAAGACGGCAAATATATTGAATATTGGGGTGTCAATACATTGCCTCTGGTAATGGCTCAACTTAAAAACCAAGGCTAG
- a CDS encoding RNA polymerase sigma factor, with protein MKRKDSLPRMLNDQQLYVLLKKGHPSSLEHIHLRYKRLLFWLGKQMLDDDFVVETLVQDTFLKLWLHRDSIETPNHIPGFLRLVLKRDCITYFTAPKTQFTRFMDSFERFGNDQDYFAGYNPLLDEEHLLSQESDQKDFDEVKKVLSVLDPKRKHLIELCLDYGFQYKPIAEAMGSSVTGISNEVSRAIDDLRKILNRSYSEKPREKASDHKEQRDIPSHQQLEIMKRRIEQKLSFTVIARELKLSEKQVHREFLHAYECLQKENTCLKSF; from the coding sequence ATGAAAAGAAAAGATTCCCTGCCCCGAATGTTGAACGATCAGCAGCTCTATGTACTGCTGAAAAAAGGCCATCCCTCCTCATTAGAACATATCCATTTACGGTATAAAAGGCTTTTGTTCTGGCTCGGGAAACAAATGCTTGACGATGATTTTGTGGTGGAAACGCTGGTGCAGGACACCTTCCTCAAACTTTGGCTGCACCGTGATTCTATTGAAACGCCGAATCATATTCCTGGCTTTTTACGGTTGGTTTTGAAAAGAGATTGTATAACGTATTTCACTGCTCCGAAAACTCAATTCACCCGCTTCATGGATTCATTTGAACGGTTTGGAAATGATCAGGATTATTTTGCCGGCTACAATCCGTTACTTGATGAAGAGCATCTACTTAGCCAGGAATCCGATCAAAAAGATTTTGATGAAGTCAAAAAGGTATTAAGCGTCCTGGATCCCAAAAGAAAACATCTGATTGAGCTTTGCCTTGACTATGGTTTTCAGTACAAACCAATTGCAGAGGCAATGGGAAGCAGTGTGACAGGCATTAGCAATGAGGTGAGCAGAGCCATCGATGACCTTCGGAAAATTCTCAACAGAAGTTATTCTGAAAAGCCAAGGGAAAAAGCTTCCGATCATAAAGAGCAACGAGATATACCAAGCCATCAGCAGCTTGAGATCATGAAAAGAAGGATTGAACAAAAATTATCTTTCACTGTTATTGCCCGGGAACTCAAACTGTCCGAAAAGCAGGTTCATCGGGAATTTCTCCATGCTTACGAATGTTTACAGAAGGAAAACACATGTTTAAAATCTTTTTGA
- a CDS encoding helix-turn-helix domain-containing protein translates to MDKIEFRIAFGKRVELFRKKLDLSYRGLAQKCDVDHSNISKIEKGEVDLRISTIQELAKGLDVHPQELFDFKLK, encoded by the coding sequence ATGGATAAAATAGAATTTAGAATAGCATTTGGTAAAAGAGTCGAACTGTTTAGAAAAAAGCTTGATTTGAGTTATAGAGGCTTGGCCCAAAAATGTGATGTAGACCATAGTAATATCAGCAAAATAGAAAAAGGGGAAGTAGATCTTAGAATCTCTACTATTCAAGAGTTAGCTAAGGGGCTAGATGTTCATCCACAGGAGCTATTTGATTTTAAATTAAAGTAA
- a CDS encoding DNA adenine methylase has product MKHYSPLRYPGGKNKLSAFLAKICIDNNVNGHYVEPYSGGASVALFLLLEGYVSKITINDKDRSIYAFWYSVLNKTNQLCELIDKTEITIEEWRKQKAIQNRKDKADLLELGFSTFFLNRTNRSGIINAGIIGGVEQNGNYLMDCRFNKQDLMERIRTIAKKKKHIRLYRKDAIKLIDKIQEEANQENIIFYFDPPYFLKASSLYMNHYKEHNHKEVSDKIKAIRNIKWVVSYDNVPEINNLYLGISKKEYSFKHTVYNSRDGQEVLFFSQNINQPEINDWNPLKFKIRINKKGERRIIYR; this is encoded by the coding sequence ATGAAACACTATTCACCTTTAAGATATCCAGGAGGCAAAAATAAACTATCAGCATTCTTGGCCAAAATATGCATTGACAACAATGTCAACGGGCATTATGTAGAGCCATATTCTGGTGGAGCATCCGTAGCTCTATTCCTATTACTTGAGGGTTATGTATCAAAAATCACTATTAACGATAAAGATAGGTCAATTTATGCCTTTTGGTACTCAGTACTAAATAAGACTAATCAATTATGTGAACTAATTGATAAAACTGAAATTACGATTGAGGAATGGAGAAAACAGAAAGCTATCCAAAATAGAAAGGATAAAGCTGACTTATTAGAGCTAGGTTTTTCAACTTTTTTTCTCAATAGAACTAATAGATCAGGTATTATTAATGCTGGTATTATTGGTGGAGTTGAACAAAATGGCAACTACCTTATGGACTGTAGATTTAATAAGCAAGATCTAATGGAAAGAATAAGAACTATTGCAAAAAAGAAAAAACATATTCGACTCTATAGAAAAGATGCAATAAAACTCATTGATAAAATTCAAGAAGAAGCCAATCAGGAAAATATCATTTTCTACTTTGACCCTCCATATTTTTTAAAAGCTAGCTCTTTATATATGAACCATTACAAAGAACATAATCATAAAGAAGTTAGTGATAAAATAAAAGCCATAAGAAATATAAAATGGGTTGTCTCATACGACAATGTACCCGAAATAAATAATTTATATCTAGGGATTTCAAAAAAGGAATACTCTTTTAAGCATACTGTTTATAACTCAAGAGATGGCCAAGAGGTTTTGTTTTTTTCGCAAAATATAAATCAACCAGAAATTAATGATTGGAATCCTTTGAAATTTAAAATCAGAATAAACAAGAAAGGAGAAAGGAGAATAATTTACAGGTAA